The Aythya fuligula isolate bAytFul2 chromosome 7, bAytFul2.pri, whole genome shotgun sequence genome has a window encoding:
- the LOC116491503 gene encoding solute carrier family 22 member 15-like, with the protein MAAGLEEAFGAAGEFGGGQRRLTAFLVLLQVYVACQSMLIVLVGAMPEYRIDQEGIPASKAELAKHIHFTSNFTSIVTEWYLIEQEAYKVSLASSLFFAGLLIGNITFGPLSDRLGRKPVYMSGLFFDVLFGYVTALAPNYGVFAVSRFFVGIVNGGMALVSFVLTQEYVGKSFWSFTGSLTNLTFAVGIAVYALLGYCVREWRHLALVSNTPGVIFLLLSFMLPESPRWLYSQGKTAEAEDVMQYIALGNGKERLNLKLKPSAGTSLKDEPPPGILNLVKHPVLRWRTIILMYIWYVCSLVYYGLTLNAGELGGNLYLNVALYGLVEVPAFPLCMFFIEKPWSGRRKTMMCFLIFAGFACMFTMFLPKSSGLLLSPTLLALCGKMMVSAAFNIVYIYTSELYPTVLRNAGLGVCSMSCRFGGILAPFVPSMKSLSPSVPLVVFGISGLSAGFLTLLLPETLNKPIAESIEDLQSPKYRVLINEKANQLEEST; encoded by the exons ATGGCggcggggctggaggaggccttcggggcggcgggggagttcggcggcgggcagcggcgcCTCACCGCCTTCCtcgtgctgctgcag GTATACGTGGCTTGTCAGTCAATGCTCATCGTGCTGGTGGGAGCCATGCCTGAGTATCGTATAGACCAGGAAGGAATTCCAGCGAGCAAAGCTGAGCTTGCCAAGCATATCCATTTCACGAGCAACTTCACATCTATCGTAACTGAG TGGTATCTAATTGAACAAGAAGCCTACAAAGTGAGCCTTGCATCATCCCTATTTTTTGCTGGATTGCTTATTGGAAACATCACGTTTGGCCCTTTGTCAGATAGACTGGGCAGGAAACCAGTGTATATGTCAG GTCTATTTTTTGATGTCCTTTTTGGGTATGTTACAGCATTAGCTCCAAATTATGGCGTGTTTGCAGTTTCACGTTTCTTTGTTGGAATTGTGAATGGTGGAATGGCTCTTGTGTCTTTTGTCCTAACACAGGAATATGTAGGAAAATCATTTTGGTCATTTACAG GTTCATTAACTAATTTGACGTTTGCGGTTGGCATTGCTGTTTATGCTTTACTGGGTTACTGTGTAAGAGAGTGGCGTCACCTGGCATTGGTATCAAACACTCCAGGAGtcatcttccttcttctttcgTT tATGCTGCCAGAATCCCCACGATGGCTGTATTCCCAAGGGAAAACTGCAGAAGCTGAAGATGTGATGCAATATATTGCCCTTggtaatggaaaagaaagattaaatctaaaattaaaaccaagTGCAGGAACTTCACTAAAGGATGAACCGCCACCTGGTATACTAAACTTAGTAAAACACCCAGTCCTTCGGTGGCGAACCATCATACTTATGTACATCTG GTATGTCTGCAGCTTGGTATACTATGGGCTAACTTTAAATGCTGGTGAATTAGGAggaaatctttatttaaatgtgGCTCTTTATGGCCTTGTGGAAGTTCCAGCCTTTCCACTCTGCATGTTCTTTATTGAGAAACCTTG GTCTGGAAGACGTAAAACTATGATGTGCTTCCTGATATTTGCAGGATTTGCCTGTATGTTTACCATGTTCTTACCAAAAAGCTCTG gtTTGCTCCTCAGTCCCACTTTGTTAGCTTTGTGTGGAAAAATGATGGTCAGCGCTGCTTTCAACATTGTCTATATTTATACATCTGAACTCTACCCAACAGTACTGAG aaatgctggCTTGGGTGTCTGTTCCATGTCTTGCAGATTTGGAGGCATTCTGGCTCCCTTTGTGCCATCTATG AAATCTCTCAGCCCTTCTGTACCATTGGTGGTGTTTGGAATCAGTGGGCTGTCAGCAGGATTCCTGACTCTCCTTCTGCCAGAAACACTGAATAAGCCAATTGCAGAGAGCATTGAAGATCTTCAGAGTCCCAAATACAGAGTGCTTATAAATGAAAAg GCAAACCAGCTGGAAGAAAGCACTTAA